Proteins found in one Aspergillus puulaauensis MK2 DNA, chromosome 8, nearly complete sequence genomic segment:
- the ATG22_2 gene encoding MFS transporter (COG:P;~EggNog:ENOG410PICK;~InterPro:IPR024671,IPR036259;~PFAM:PF11700;~TransMembrane:12 (i32-55o113-132i144-163o169-189i277-296o302-326i370-395o407-427i439-458o478-497i509-532o538-559i)) — MREDEVVERRLLRPQYPGDDIRPTSEKELLGWYSYGWAAEVFTVCAMGSFLPITLEQMARERGVLFLDKTTPCNATWKAPGASLASWAQSSSAASSGQCVVYIFGAEINTASFAMYTFSVSVLVQAILIISMSGAADHGSYRKTLLVAFAAIGSASTMLFLSITSKVYLLGGLFAIVANTCLGASFVLLNSFLPLLVRYHPELLQGDNESIPHTSTGSNGCSIATDDPVNNDGTRTPLLWPRQVDGACPEETTAFVSPMNTSNELILSTRISSNGIGIGYISAVLLQGICILVVVQTHQTTFSLRLVLFLIGLWWFVFTIPAAFWLRPRPGPPLLHAVDGKAHRSWFGYIVYAWKSLGRTAMQTRHLKDILLFLASWFLLSDGIATVSGTAVLFAKTQLNMEPAALGMINVITMASGVFGAFSWSYISRLLNLRASQTIIACIMLFELVPLYGLLGFIPAVKELGYLGLQQPWEMFPLGVIYGLVMGGLSSYCRSFFGQLIPPGYEASFYSLYAITDKGSSIFGPVIVGFITDRYGEIRPAFFFLAILILLPLPLMLLVDVDRGKRDALALSDALDERPYQQGHNYSAFSQQQTQSQGP; from the exons ATGCGGGAAGATGAAGTTGTCGAGCGCAGGCTTCTTCGCCCACAGTATCCAGGCGATGACATTCGACCGACAAGTGAAAAAGAGCTTCTCGGGTGGTATAGTTATGGCTGGGCTGCAGAAGTGTTCACAGTATGTGCCATGG GATCATTCCTACCCATCACATTAGAGCAAATGGCCCGAGAACGCGGTGTCCTGTTCTTGGACAAGACGACCCCATGCAATGCAACCTGGAAAGCCCCCGGTGCTTCATTAGCAAGCTGGGCCCAGAGCTCAAGCGCTGCCAGCTCAGGCCAGTGCGTTGTTTACATCTTTGGTGCTGAGATCAACACGGCGAGCTTCGCAATGTACACTTTCTCGGTGAGTGTTCTCGTACAGGCCATTCTGATCATTTCCATGTCGGGTGCTGCAGATCACGGAAGCTATCGAAAGACACTTCTGGTAGCGTTTGCCGCCATCGGTTCTGCTTCCACGATGCTGTTCCTTTCTATTACTTCAAAGGTGTATTTACTTGGTGGATTATTTGCTATAGTGGCCAACACTTGTCTCGGCGCCTCGTTTGTGCTATTaaattcttttcttcccctaTTAGTCCGGTATCATCCTGAACTGCTCCAAGGAGACAACGAAAGCATACCGCATACATCAACAGGAAGCAATGGCTGTTCGATCGCCACAGACGATCCGGTTAATAACGATGGCACGAGGACGCCACTACTGTGGCCACGTCAAGTCGATGGTGCATGTCCGGAGGAGACCACGGCATTCGTGTCTCCGATGAACACATCGAATGAACTGATATTATCCACAAGAATATCATCAAATGGAATCGGCATCGGTTATATCAGTGCTGTCTTGCTACAAGGGATATGTATCCTTGTCGTTGTCCAAACCCACCAAACTACCTTTTCCTTACGCCTTGTTCTCTTCTTAATAGGCTTATGGTGGTTTGTTTTCACGATACCTGCGGCCTTTTGGTTAAGACCACGTCCCGGTCCTCCGTTGCTGCATGCTGTGGACGGCAAGGCTCATCGCTCATGGTTTGGTTACATAGTGTATGCGTGGAAGTCTCTTGGACGAACAGCAATGCAGACTCGGCATTTGAAGGACATCCTATTGTTTCTGGCATCCTGGTTTCTGCTGAGTGATGGGATCGCCACCGTTAGTGGTACCGCTGTTCTTTTTGCTAAAACCCAGTTGAACATGGAACCTGCAGCGCTGGGTATGATCAACGTGATTACAATGGCTTCTGGGGTTTTCGGGGCATTCTCCTGGAGTTACATATCACGACTGCTAAATCTTCGCGCGTCGCAGACTATTATTGCTTGTATCATGTTATTCGAACTTGTGCCGCTCTATGGTCTGCTAGGGTTCATCCCGGCCGTCAAAGAACTCGGTTATCTCGGGCTTCAACAGCCGTGGGAAATGTTCCCATTAGGAGTCATATATGGACTCGTCATGGGAGGGCTTTCATCGTATTGTCGAAGCTTCTTCGGACAGTTGATTCCTCCTGGATATGAAGCATCTTTTTATTCTCTCTATGCGATCACTGACAAGGGCTCGAGTATATTTGGGCCAGTGATCGTTGGGTTCATAACAGACCGCTACGGAGAAATTCGACccgctttcttttttcttgcaATActcatccttcttcctctgccgCTAATGCTCCTCGTGGACGTGGATCGAGGAAAGCGCGATGCACTTGCATTGTCGGATGCCTTGGACGAGCGCCCCTACCAACAGGGCCATAACTATTCGGCATtttcgcagcagcagacacAATCACAAGGCCCTTGA
- the RGR1 gene encoding mediator of RNA polymerase II transcription subunit 14 (BUSCO:EOG09260NAN;~COG:K;~EggNog:ENOG410PJBX;~InterPro:IPR013947;~PFAM:PF08638;~go_component: GO:0016592 - mediator complex [Evidence IEA];~go_function: GO:0003712 - transcription coregulator activity [Evidence IEA];~go_process: GO:0006357 - regulation of transcription by RNA polymerase II [Evidence IEA]) — translation MPGVIMDQNTACGQGPGLRDNVNSNQFTQMNSSHSGNAVELKNGLLHTNGFRNVEQYSDTETAETTTASPTAKTPPELQHITEGFFPLSKLVNRSVQQCWNDLADLVAELAGIEIPSQASNTSSMVVNGKVPGNQSPEIVRKKLRALEFTQARREEFIKLLVLSQWSRQASDVSTLIDIQNYIRTQHQAYAAALQWVGDMKRGLVRAQVANPDLRTALEVLSKGEVVSMPDLGYKPPKTLTPKSTLRKLRKINRVISARLALHENVPLSFQTYRIHNGRVTFLVPGEFELDLSIGEEDATSQLFFVDIRFTFKPSPSVPAGRLFSELDLKVNDILQNSGLPGCYDWLHSLVLTNKINILAKQALNLTRNLWANVLRIELLHRTLVLQYWSSKPGAKSWLEIGIRHGLPPNNADGQHSPALGLRWIRDGQEVNSESIDFDTENLSVEYLLRSVTALHISHILSSAFRIIGQKLLYSNGSLSLQGRLTKTEPGHCQLDVQLTASRQLRVGIDPMSGVTILAATPNTLERVDTDRNTERPIIDDIVSRVTQLRCAAAIEEIESQVKMFGFESVSPRNVKIDARKVFPANVLRFSFFWHRLWDHTCILAATSGMDGDNWWVVQTRFADPTTVNRRFDTTVHANSIICSAQVICNTLFPAQQTGHSPLADLGHCLSGFLAIYANGRFLEELQFAKILPPLKRLKIGYALQVPDLSIEYEATKLPQALQIALPPGFKKKAFVKNTLRLTFHGVDRHRNVAVMVAYGKLSTSFQNLSDLIPKDDHSLVFQKAGSGFALRLIASPGYPVILTLLESLQKLECVLSIYDLLRLKKMDTRSLSLSCIGFAYGPDRDLFAQLDIGESKPQLSTETDPAKLASRTDPLFYLRLGIKFDYSNPHRRIQGALASNLNRPTTDAGLDTFAELLSFTLPLMRALNRLLANVTHNEPLKVHVTVRSTKAFQINYPLERCQFKITAHQHQNQPVWVLKDLSNTQNGSGENPFKYKLQESLYNSKGLGWRGLGNGAVAKPDAVGNLLDELDKCLAAIRAELTSKPLDSKPNPNNMINNELQNTVLTKPAEASIDPCEGSGNRNKQQKIGAGQKADIIMID, via the exons ATGCCAGGCGTCATCATGGACCAAAATACTGCTTGCGGACAGGGCCCAGGCTTGCGTGATAATGTGAATAGCAATCAATTCACCCAGATGAATTCCAGTCACTCAGGAAATGCTGTTGAGTTAAAGAATGGGCTGCTGCACACAAACGGATTTCGGAATGTTGAGCAGTATTCTGACACTGAGACTGCTGAGACAACAACGGCGTCACCTACGGCAAAAACCCCGCCAGAATTGCAGCATATTACCGAAGGTTTTTTCCCATTATCGAAGTTGGTCAACAGGTCCGTACAGCAATGCTGGAACGATCTAGCGGACTTAGTGGCTGAGCTCGCGGGGATTGAAATACCTTCTCAAGCCTCCAATACCTCGTCGATGGTCGTCAATGGAAAGGTGCCCGGAAATCAGTCCCCGGAAATTGTGCGAAAAAAGCTTCGCGCTTTAGAATTTACTCAGGCCAGGCGCGAGGAATTTATTAAACTCCTAGTACTCTCGCAATGGAGTCGTCAGGCTTCCGACGTGAGCACACTGATTGACATCCAAAACTACATTCGCACACAACACCAAGCGTACGCGGCAGCTTTACAATGGGTAGGAGATATGAAGAGGGGTTTGGTACGAGCACAGGTCGCAAATCCGGATTTAAGGACGGCATTAGAGGTGTTATCAAAAGGCGAGGTTGTCTCCATGCCTGAT CTCGGCTACAAACCTCCAAAGACTTTAACACCAAAATCAACTCTGAGGAAACTACGAAAAATCAACAGAGTTATCAGTGCGAGATTAGCGTTGCATGAAAATGTTCCTCTTTCCTTCCAGACCTACCGGATTCATAACGGGCGAGTCACGTTCCTTGTTCCCGGAGAGTTCGAACTTGATTTATCcattggagaagaggatgcgaCCTCCCAActtttcttcgtcgacatTCGCTTTACATTCAAACCTTCACCTTCGGTTCCCGCGGGTCGATTGTTTAGCGAACTTGATCTCAAAGTCAATGATATTCTCCAGAATAGTGGATTACCCGGATGCTACGACTGGCTGCACAGTCTTGTACTGACTAATAAAATCAACATTCTCGCCAAACAAGCCTTAAACTTGACTAGGAACCTTTGGGCCAACGTCCTGCGCATCGAATTGTTACACCGGACGCTGGTTTTACAGTACTGGTCATCAAAACCCGGCGCAAAGAGCTGGCTTGAGATCGGTATTCGACATGGGCTTCCGCCGAATAATGCTGATGGGCAGCACTCGCCGGCTTTAGGTTTACGCTGGATAAGGGACGGGCAAGAAGTGAACTCAGAAAGTATCGATTTCGATACAGAGAATCTTTCGGTAGAGTATCTTCTTCGAAGTGTTACTGCTTTACATATATCACATATACTGTCTTCGGCCTTCAGAATAATCGGCCAGAAGCTCTTATACTCGAATGGCTCATTGTCTTTGCAAGGCCGCCTCACCAAAACTGAGCCTGGGCACTGTCAGCTTGATGTTCAATTGACAGCATCTCGTCAACTTCGAGTTGGAATCGATCCCATGTCGGGGGTGACTATTCTAGCGGCTACGCCAAACACTTTAGAACGGGTTGACACCGATCGCAACACGGAGCGACCGATCATTGACGATATAGTGTCTCGTGTTACCCAACTTCGCTGCGCTGCAGCAATAGAGGAGATAGAGTCCCAAGTCAAGATGTTTGGGTTCGAATCCGTTAGCCCCAGGAATGTAAAAATTGATGCGCGAAAGGTGTTCCCAGCAAACGTTCTACGATTTTCATTTTTTTGGCATCGCCTCTGGGATCATACCTGTATACTAGCGGCAACGAGTGGTATGGATGGTGACAATTGGTGGGTTGTTCAAACTCGGTTCGCGGATCCTACAACAGTCAATCGCAGATTTGATACAACAGTGCATGCCAACTCTATTATTTGCTCAGCGCAGGTTATTTGCAATACATTATTTCCGGCACAACAAACAGGCCATTCCCCACTCGCCGACCTGGGGCATTGCCTGTCAGGGTTCCTGGCTATATATGCCAATGGGCGCTTTTTGGAAGAGTTGCAGTTTGCAAAAATCTTACCACCTCTGAAGCGGCTCAAGATTGGATATGCTCTTCAAGTCCCAGATCTCAGCATTGAGTACGAAGCTACAAAATTGCCCCAGGCACTTCAGATAGCTCTGCCTCCTGGTTTTAAGAAGAAAGCATTCGTCAAAAACACGCTTCGTTTGACATTCCATGGAGTCGATCGGCACAGAAACGTCGCTGTAATGGTGGCTTATGGCAAATTGTCAACTTCATTCCAAAACCTCAGTGATTTAATCCCGAAAGATGACCACTCGTTGGTCTTCCAGAAAGCAGGATCAGGATTTGCACTTCGTCTAATTGCCTCACCTGGCTACCCTGTCATTCTCACCCTCCTTGAAAGTTTGCAGAAACTTGAATGTGTATTATCAATTTATGACCTCCTTcgattgaagaagatggacaCGCGTTCTTTGTCATTGTCGTGCATTGGTTTTGCTTATGGCCCTGACAGAGACCTTTTTGCACAACTTGATATCGGGGAGTCCAAACCTCAACTTTCTACGGAAACAGACCCTGCCAAGCTCGCGTCTAGAACGGATCCTTTGTTCTATCTTCGCCTGGGCATCAAATTTGATTACTCGAATCCTCATCGCAGGATACAAGGAGCTCTGGCCTCTAACCTAAACCGTCCTACTACCGATGCTGGCCTAGACACTTTCGCCGAATTACTGTCTTTCACCCTTCCTTTGATGCGAGCCCTAAACAGGCTCCTGGCGAATGTGACCCACAACGAGCCATTGAAAGTGCACGTCACGGTACGCAGCACAAAGGCTTTTCAAATTAATTATCCTCTTGAGCGATGCCAATTTAAAATAACAGCCCACCAGCATCAGAATCAACCCGTCTGGGTGCTCAAGGATTTGTCCAATACTCAAAACGGATCTGGCGAAAATCCGTTCAAATACAAGCTGCAAGAAAGCTTGTATAACAGTAAAGGCCTTGGTTGGAGAGGACTGGGCAACGGGGCAGTCGCGAAACCTGATGCCGTCGGAAATCTATTGGATGAGCTCGACAAATGCCTTGCCGCAATTAGAGCCGAATTAACTTCGAAGCCCCTGGATAGCAAGCCTAACCCTAACAATATGATCAACAACGAGCTTCAAAATACTGTGCTTACCAAGCCGGCAGAAGCGTCTATCGATCCTTGTGAAGGATCAGGTAACAGAAATAAACAGCAAAAAATAGGTGCTGGGCAAAAGGCAGATATCATCATGATCGATTAA
- the DPB2 gene encoding DNA polymerase epsilon noncatalytic subunit (COG:L;~EggNog:ENOG410PFPN;~InterPro:IPR007185,IPR016266;~PFAM:PF04042;~go_component: GO:0008622 - epsilon DNA polymerase complex [Evidence IEA];~go_function: GO:0003677 - DNA binding [Evidence IEA];~go_process: GO:0006260 - DNA replication [Evidence IEA];~go_process: GO:0006261 - DNA-dependent DNA replication [Evidence IEA]), with protein MMNLDPVPSSSPGFSTPIHHIRPNKVNPIPARTSILPILLPAGTLRPVAFRTFTRKHNLTLSSSALQSLAAFVGKSCGSGWREEGLAERVLDEVAKSWRKAGGGVIVEEGKGASLKAILQTLEGNMSGGRIIDSKLVSKEGSIRTPRTGGIPSLQPSTSTTTDDQEQDNSDDTVTHPRHWLKVIDAFDTPRLTYNSGKKHFEVTKSKSSLFPQPSHKTVLFRDRYNIVHQRLLRNESFQVSLASASVPTLQRSSSSFAKTQCYKLTPVANLLGRSGTSHLLIGLLSISPTGELSLTDLTGSIVLDLSHARLIPVDGAWLTPGMFVLVDGIYEEEENVKGSTLGGNNGIGGAIGGKFVGVTICGPPCERRGTSLGVNIHEGGQDINSSGEFGWVDFLGVGSERAQGSRMRQIQTRCLQEAHDGIQLNRRFKIVIMGEVNLDNMKTMDALRKVLGLYNDSALQDRPMAFVLIGNFVQKAIINGGGQGGSIEYKEYFDMLASVLSDFPSLLQRSTFIFVPGDNDPWSSAFSAGATSAMPRHAVPDLFTSRVKRAFANANSQLDRNQISEPPGEAIWTTNPSRISLFGPVHDIAILRDNISSRLRRNALTFGLKPTDMDGPNSNFDPEDQIRVVQDQQDSVNPNQASTAMHSARKLVKTVLDQGTMSPFPQSLRPVLWDYASSLQLYPLPTTFILADSESAPFGVTYEGCHVMNPGRFLPEGDLSSMTWIEYDILKNRGRVKVDRFR; from the coding sequence ATGATGAACTTGGATCCTGTGCCTTCGTCATCACCGGGATTTAGTACACCTATTCATCACATACGGCCAAACAAAGTTAATCCCATCCCAGCGAGAACATCTATACTTCCCATATTACTTCCCGCCGGCACACTTCGACCTGTCGCATTCCGAACTTTCACCAGGAAGCACAACTTAACGCTGTCATCGTCTGCTCTTCAATCCCTAGCTGCTTTTGTGGGCAAGAGCTGTGGATCAGGATGGCGCGAAGAAGGTCTTGCAGAGCGTGTACTCGACGAGGTAGCAAAGAGTTGGAGAAAAGCCGGTGGGGGTgtcatcgtcgaggagggtaAGGGAGCGTCTTTGAAAGCCATACTACAGACATTAGAAGGGAACATGAGCGGCGGCAGGATAATCGATTCGAAGCTTGTGTCAAAGGAAGGATCCATACGAACCCCACGCACTGGTGGAATTCCTAGCTTGCAACCCTCCACTTCGACGACCACGGACGACCAAGAACAAGACAATTCAGATGATACGGTGACCCATCCAAGGCACTGGCTCAAGGTGATTGATGCCTTTGATACTCCAAGATTGACCTACAATTCTGGAAAAAAACATTTTGAGGTCACAAAATCAAAGTCCTCCTTATTTCCCCAGCCTTCACATAAAACCGTCCTATTTAGAGATCGATATAATATTGTCCACCAGCGCCTGCTACGAAACGAATCATTCCAGGTTTCGCTAGCTTCTGCCTCGGTACCTACGTTACAGcggtcctcgtcctcatttGCCAAAACTCAGTGCTACAAACTTACCCCTGTTGCGAATCTACTTGGAAGAAGCGGAACATCTCATCTGTTAATTGGCCTACTTTCTATATCACCCACGGGCGAATTATCTCTCACCGACTTGACGGGCAGTATTGTCTTGGATCTTAGCCATGCCCGCCTAATTCCTGTGGATGGTGCCTGGCTCACACCAGGTATGTTTGTGCTCGTCGACGGGATttatgaagaggaagagaatgtcAAGGGTTCTACGTTGGGCGGCAACAACGGGATTGGAGGTGCGATAGGGGGTAAATTCGTCGGAGTTACCATTTGTGGTCCCCCTTGTGAGCGGCGAGGTACATCCCTCGGGGTTAATATCCATGAAGGGGGTCAGGACATAAACTCGAGCGGCGAGTTTGGCTGGGTTGATTTCCTAGGAGTCGGGAGTGAGCGTGCTCAAGGTTCCCGTATGAGGCAAATTCAGACGAGATGTCTACAAGAGGCTCACGACGGAATCCAGTTGAATCGTCGGTTCAAGATTGTCATCATGGGAGAAGTTAATCTTGACAACATGAAGACCATGGATGCCTTGAGGAAAGTCCTTGGTCTGTACAATGACTCGGCCCTGCAGGATCGCCCTATGGCATTTGTTCTGATTGGGAACTTTGTTCAGAAAGCAATAATAAATGGCGGGGGCCAGGGTGGAAGCATCGAATACAAGGAATATTTTGACATGCTGGCGTCGGTGTTGTCCGATTTTCCCTCATTGCTGCAGCGGTCAACGTTCATATTCGTCCCTGGTGACAATGATCCTTGGTCTTCGGCATTTTCAGCAGGTGCTACTTCGGCAATGCCGCGCCATGCGGTTCCCGATTTATTTACATCCAGAGTAAAACGTGCCTTTGCAAATGCGAACTCTCAGTTGGATCGAAACCAAATATCGGAGCCACCTGGGGAGGCTATATGGACTACCAACCCGTCACGTATCTCTCTATTTGGCCCAGTTCATGACATTGCTATTCTTCGCGACAACATCTCTAGCCGCCTGAGGCGAAATGCGCTGACTTTTGGGCTCAAACCCACCGATATGGACGGCCCAAATAGTAATTTTGATCCAGAAGATCAAATCCGTGTTGTTCAAGACCAACAAGACTCTGTTAATCCTAACCAAGCTTCTACTGCTATGCACTCGGCCCGGAAACTTGTGAAAACAGTACTGGATCAAGGTACCATGTCCCCTTTCCCTCAATCTCTGCGCCCTGTTTTGTGGGACTACGCGTCCTCTTTGCAGTTGTACCCTTTGCCCACCACATTTATCCTAGCGGATTCTGAAAGTGCCCCATTCGGCGTGACATACGAAGGTTGCCATGTGATGAATCCAGGACGGTTCCTTCCGGAAGGCGATTTGTCGTCTATGACATGGATCGAGTATGATATCCTGAAAAATCGAGGCCGAGTGAAGGTGGATCGTTTTAGGTAA
- a CDS encoding SHNi-TPR domain-containing protein (COG:B,D;~EggNog:ENOG410PHY4;~InterPro:IPR011990,IPR019734,IPR019544;~PFAM:PF10516;~go_function: GO:0005515 - protein binding [Evidence IEA]), translating to MDAQGLNEASAAPDFAVGDARNKLEALTKRAAAKDAIKDYNAAAELYSEATEIQAKLNGELSLENADLLFTYGKALYNVAISKSDVLGSKVAGKAQSQTAANDQTASANSVSVASNLIQDAVSSGTAQTEAIAQETELKDSQNKPYFQFTGDENFDTDSDADDEEGAIGRDDDDPDDHDDDDFANAFEVLDLARILYHKKLGAFEQESEKGKSTEAVPELKKIKEHLADTYDLQAEISLEGERFTDAVTDLRKALELRQSLFPMEDPSIAECHYKLSLAMEFGAVKHDDLEGEANSTKVDEEMRKEAVVQMEKAIESCRVRISQEQKKLVNYDSLDEDRRTASKRRMANVKEIISDMEQRLLDLRRPPVSVEKGFDDQNQNMIKGILGQIMGESNADKLTLLDAATRNATDLSAFVKRKPTDSKTSQQANITPKRSVEKEIDGGNPKKARMGDVDENPT from the exons ATGGATGCGCAGGGTTTAAATGAAGCGAGCGCAGCCCCGGACTTTGCAGTTGGAGACGCGCGAAACAAACTAGAAGCCCTGACAAAGCGTGCTGCGGCAAAGGATGCAATCAAGGACTACAACGCAGCTGCGGAGCTCTACTCGGAAGCTACCGAGATCCAAGCGAAGCTGAACGGAGAACTATCGCTTGAAAACGCTGATCTATTGTTCACCTACGGGAAGGCTTTATACAATGTCGCTATAAGCAAGAGCGATGTTCTTGGTTCAAAGGTTGCAGGAAAGGCGCAGAGCCAGACCGCAGCGAACGACCAAACTGCTTCTGCCAATTCTGTTTCAGTTGCTAGCAATCTCATACAAGATGCCGTTTCTTCAGGTACTGCACAAACAGAGGCCATTGCGCAGGAAACGGAACTCAAAGACTCCCAGAATAAGCCGTATTTCCAGTTCACTGGTGACGAGAATTTCGATACCGATTCAGatgccgatgatgaagaaggcgcgATTGGAAGAGATGATGACGACCCCGACGAccatgatgatgacgactttGCCAACGCTTTTGAAGTTCTCGATTTAGCCCGAATTCTCTACCATAAGAAATTGGGCGCCTTTGAGCAAGAATCTGAAAAGGGCAAATCCACGGAAGCCGTACCTGAGCTCAAGAAAATCAAGGAGCACCTAGCCGATACATACGATCTCCAAGCCGAAATCTCACTAGAAGGCGAACGATTTACCGATGCAGTGACAGATCTAAGGAAGGCACTCGAACTCAGACAATCTCTTTTCCCAATGGAAGACCCGTCAATTGCAGAATGTCACTACAAACTCTCTCTGGCTATGGAGTTTGGGGCTGTCAAGCATGATGACTTAGAAGGCGAAGCCAACTCCACTAAGGTAGACGAGGAAATGAGGAAGGAGGCAGTAGTCCAAATGGAAAAGGCAATTGAGAGTTGCCGAGTCAGAATATCTCAAGAACAGAAGAAATTGGTAAACTATGATTCTCTAGATGAAGACAGGCGGACAGCCTCGAAACGGAGAATGGCCAATGTGAAGGAGATCATATCAGATATGGAGCAGAGA TTGCTCGATCTACGACGTCCACCGGTATCAGTTGAGAAAGGGTTTGACGATCAGAACCAAAATATGATCAAGGGAATACTGGGGCAAATCATGGGGGAGTCCAACGCCGACAAGCTGACCCTGCTCGATGCCGCTACAAGAAACGCCACGGATCTTTCTGCTTTTGTAAAACGAAAGCCAACTGACAGCAAGACATCCCAGCAGGCCAACATTACTCCGAAGCGTTCGGTTGAAAAGGAGATAGATGGTGGTAATCCAAAGAAGGCTCGGAtgggtgatgttgatgaaAATCCTACATAA
- a CDS encoding yippee/mis18 family protein (COG:S;~EggNog:ENOG410PPSW;~InterPro:IPR034751,IPR004910,IPR039058;~PFAM:PF03226), producing MFPKFLFPPLVFQTKKRNAEASPSNLQSILPIDEPSKNKYVQGHISCIRCSTCASHLCLTTQIISKGFTGRHGRAYLVSAEPTVNAPSYPGESLPNTLLQNPVSRHLVTGAHTVSDIDCAFCGNLLGWKYVSAEEESQRYKVGKFILETKKIMTTPEWDPAFGAGLVESTDSVKPTVSRSTSIYDGVEFDSQDEDECEDLFSGLWSPGLAVRRKNRRIARHSSTLGTVA from the coding sequence ATGTTTCCGAAGTTTTTATTTCCACCATTGGTTTTCCAGACCAAGAAGCGGAATGCAGAAGCTTCGCCTTCCAACCTACAATCTATACTACCGATCGATGAACCCTCCAAGAATAAATACGTCCAAGGCCATATATCTTGTATCCGATGCTCAACTTGTGCCTCTCATCTTTGTTTGACCACCCAGATTATCAGCAAAGGGTTCACTGGCCGCCACGGCCGGGCTTATTTGGTCTCCGCGGAACCTACTGTCAATGCACCATCTTATCCCGGAGAGTCGCTTCCAAATACGTTACTTCAGAATCCCGTATCCCGGCATCTAGTCACAGGTGCCCATACGGTAAGCGACATTGATTGTGCTTTTTGCGGGAATTTGCTTGGGTGGAAATATGTTAGTGCGGAGGAGGAGTCCCAGCGGTACAAAGTTGGGAAGTTTATATTGGAGACCAAAAAGATTATGACGACCCCCGAATGGGATCCAGCATTCGGTGCCGGCTTGGTGGAATCTACCGACTCCGTCAAACCCACAGTGTCGCGTTCGACATCGATTTATGATGGCGTCGAATTTGATAgccaggatgaagacgagtGCGAGGATCTATTTAGTGGATTATGGAGTCCTGGACTAGCGGTACGCCGGAAAAATCGCAGGATCGCTCGACATTCTTCTACACTAGGAACCGTGGCTTGA
- a CDS encoding ornithine decarboxylase antizyme (COG:E;~EggNog:ENOG410PQHV;~InterPro:IPR002993,IPR016181;~PFAM:PF02100;~go_function: GO:0008073 - ornithine decarboxylase inhibitor activity [Evidence IEA]) translates to MASTTALRTGPECSGIPEVPSGLKTDPISPPLDTSLASTAGNNYMVNYSLEQKGEATHTIPGECERLFCDKLSGIFLGERRVPRQESLGIDASRIQLHNDGYMNWRIGRWVEVLDYTSDLIYRGFVTNTNDERALFVFLPETSLQHGLKSGLIALFELASVQAFGCSRIVACVPRSQDGAELELTRNLGWCGFGLTTLQPWDNENRLSTPVSTRWIFLGAEV, encoded by the exons ATGGCTTCCACTACTGCACTACGAACGGGGCCG GAGTGCAGTGGTATCCCTGAGGTCCCCTCAGGGTTGAAAACCGATCCTATAAGTCCTCCCCTCGATACCTCGCTCGCTTCCACGGCAGGAAACAATTATATGGTGAATTATTCACTAGAGCAGAAAGGGGAGGCAACGCATACCATCCCGGGAGAGTGTGAGAGGCTCTTCTGTGACAAACTGTCTGGGATTTTCCTTGGTGAGAGGAGGGTGCCCAGGCAGGAATCACTTGGGATAGATGCGTCCCGAATTCAGCTGCATAATGACGGATATATGAATTGGCGAATTGGAAGATGGGTCGAAGTATTGGATTATACCAGCGACCTTATATACCGAGGATTCGTAACCAACACAAACGATGAGCGAGCACTATTTGTATTTCTCCCAGAAACGTCGCTCCAACATGGCTTGAAATCCGG GTTGATTGCCTTGTTTGAATTAGCCAGCGTGCAGGCGTTTGGATGTTCACGAATAGTCGCATGTGTGCCTCGTTCGCAAGATGGCGCCGAACTGGAACTTACAAGAAACCTCGGATGGTGTGGGTTTGGCTTAACAACTCTGCAACCATGGGATAATGAGAATCGTCTCAGTACGCCAGTCAGCACAAGATGGATTTTCTTAGGTGCCGAGGTTTAA